A region from the Pelobates fuscus isolate aPelFus1 chromosome 3, aPelFus1.pri, whole genome shotgun sequence genome encodes:
- the MYF5 gene encoding myogenic factor 5, producing MEMVDGCHFSPSEFFYDSSCIPSPEEEFTDEFEHGMSVYDAHKNDLQESDEEEHVRAPTGHHQAGHCLMWACKACKRKSSTMDRRKAATMRERRRLKKVNHAFETLKRCTSANPNQRLPKVEILRNAIKYIESLQDLLREQVENYYSLPGQSCSEPGSPESSCSDGMTECSSPQWSRKNSNFNNVYCSDLQTSFSTNKLATLSSLDCLSSIVDRISSSGQCSSNIHESISLSPTTSMDSPPTTPEISDSRPIYHVL from the exons ATGGAAATGGTAGATGGATGCCATTTTTCCCCATCTGAATTCTTTTACGACAGCTCTTGTATACCTTCTCCTGAAGAGGAATTCACAGATGAATTTGAGCATGGGATGTCTGTCTATGACGCTCACAAAAATGACCTGCAAGAATCCGATGAAGAAGAGCATGTTAGAGCACCCACTGGCCACCACCAAGCAGGTCACTGTCTGATGTGGGCATGTAAAGCCTGTAAACGTAAGTCCTCTACCATGGATAGGAGAAAGGCAGCAACCATGAGGGAGCGAAGGCGTCTTAAGAAAGTAAACCATGCTTTTGAAACTCTGAAAAGATGCACCTCTGCCAACCCAAATCAAAGACTACCTAAGGTGGAAATCCTTAGAAATGCAATTAAATATATAGAAAGCCTCCAAGATCTGCTTAGAGAACAAGTAGAAAATTATTACAGCCTCCCAGGACAGAGCTGCTCAGAACCAGGGAGTCCAGAGTCCAGCTGTTCGGACGGCATG aCAGAATGCAGCAGCCCACAGTGGTCCAGAAAGAATTCCAACTTCAACAATGTgtattgttctgatttacagacat CTTTTTCTACAAACAAGCTTGCAACTCTGTCCAGCCTCGACTGTTTGTCTAGTATTGTAGATCGGATTTCATCTTCGGGTCAGTGTTCTTCAAATATTCATGAATCCATCTCCTTATCGCCCACGACCAGCATGGACTCACCACCAACGACACCCGAAATCTCTGACTCCAGACCCATTTACCACGTGTTATAA